Proteins found in one Loxodonta africana isolate mLoxAfr1 chromosome 21, mLoxAfr1.hap2, whole genome shotgun sequence genomic segment:
- the LOC100669495 gene encoding large ribosomal subunit protein uL30-like, protein MLRKAGRKLIYEKAKHYHKEYRQMYRTEIRVARMARKAGNFYVPAEPKLAFVIRIRGINGVSPKVRKVLQLLRLRQIFNGTFVKLNKASVNMLRIVELYVAWGYPNPKSVNELICKRGYGKINKKRIALTDNTLIARSLGKYGIICMEDLIHEIYTVGKRFKEANNFLWPFKLSSP, encoded by the coding sequence ATGCTTCGAAAGGCAGGGAGGAAGCTTATCTATGAAAAAGCTAAGCACTATCACAAGGAATATAGGCAGATGTACAGGACTGAAATTCGAGTGGCTAGGATGGCAAGAAAAGCTGGCAACTTCTATGTACCTGCAGAACCCAAGTTGGCATTTGTTATCAGGATCAGAGGTATCAATGGTGTGAGCCCAAAGGTTCGAAAGGTGTTGCAGCTTCTTCGCCTTCGCCAGATCTTCAATGGCACCTTTGTTAAGCTCAACAAGGCTTCAGTTAACATGCTGAGAATTGTGGAACTATATGTTGCATGGGGATACCCAAACCCGAAGTCAGTGAATGAACTGATCTGTAAGCGTGGGTATGGCAAGATCAATAAGAAGCGAATTGCCCTGACAGATAACACTTTGATTGCACGATCTCTTGGTAAATATGGCATCATCTGCATGGAGGATCTGATTCATGAGATCTATACTGTTGGGAAACGCTTCAAAGAAGCAAACAACTTCCTTTGGCCCTTCAAATTATCTTCTCCAtga